A DNA window from Castanea sativa cultivar Marrone di Chiusa Pesio chromosome 7, ASM4071231v1 contains the following coding sequences:
- the LOC142642093 gene encoding protein PLANT CADMIUM RESISTANCE 7-like: protein MYPAVHDYETYASEHGPGPVLASGIPNASPARPYAPPYVSPSMSARVVAGKWSTGLCYCCDNPENCFITCFCPCVTFGQIAEIVSRGSSNCAESGILYGLLGLTGFACLYSCSYRSKLRAQYDLEEAPCVDCLVHFFCATCALCQEYRELKSRGFDMGIGWEANLDRQRRGITVAPIVAPGMRR, encoded by the exons ATGTATCCTGCAGTACATGATTATGAGACATATGCCAGTGAACATGGTCCAGGTCCTGTCCTGGCTTCAGGAATTCCAAATGCAAGTCCCGCACGACCGTATGCTCCTCCATATGTATCCCCCAGCATGAGTGCTCGTGTTGTTGCAGGGAAGTGGTCTACTGGTCTTTGCTACTGTTGTGATAATCCTGAAAATT gtTTTATTACTTGCTTCTGCCCTTGTGTCACATTTGGACAGATTGCTGAGATAGTTTCCAGAGGTTCTTCAA ATTGTGCTGAAAGTGGCATACTCTATGGGCTTCTGGGTCTTACTGGTTTTGCATGCTTGTACTCATGCTCTTATCGTTCAAAATTGAGGGCGCAATACGACCTGGAAGAGGCACCTTGTGTAGACTGCTTAGTGCACTTCTTCTGCGCTACTTGTGCTCTGTGTCAAGAATACAGAGAGCTCAAGAGTCGTGGGTTTGATATGGGGATAG GCTGGGAAGCCAACTTGGATAGACAACGGCGTGGAATTACAGTAGCTCCAATCGTGGCACCAGGCATGAGAAGGTGA
- the LOC142642591 gene encoding protein CHROMATIN REMODELING 25 isoform X1, with protein MENEDEVEFLSVSGSSDSSEEYTADLEEEEELDLDANNEDEDEPCVTRSVPSDQDRKSKNVDALLRGDLVVKRQPLLPRVLSVTEAAAVCRKPFKPPCSNGYDDQNTLARRLWARKRFVPWGSSRPALVAITNRVNVTSTAEKDVIEETVTLPPEIEPLVLWQPEESENGAANLVPIVVDPLLVRFLRPHQREGVQFMFECVSGLCSAANIFGCILADDMGLGKTLQSITLLYTLLRQGFDGKPMVKKAIIVTPTSLVSNWEAEINKWVGERVQLIALCESTRDDVISGIDRFISPHSSIQVLIVSYETFRMHSSKFNHSESCDLLICDEAHRLKNDQTLTNRALATLSCNRRILLSGTPMQNDLEEFFAMVNFTNPGILGDVAYFRRYYEAPIICGREPTATEEEKKLGAERSAELSAKVNQFILRRTNALLSNHLPPKIVEVVCCKLTPLQSDLYNHFIHSKNVKRAITEEMKQSKSKILAYITALKKLCNHPKLIYDTIKSGSPGTSGFEDCIHLFPPEMFSGRSGSWTGGEGAWVELSGKMHVLARLLAHLRQRTDDRIVLVSNYTQTLDLFAQLCRERRYPYLRLDGTTSISKRQKLVNQFNDQSKDQFAFLLSSKAGGCGLNLIGGNRLVLFDPDWNPANDKQAAARVWRDGQKKRVYIYRFLSTGSIEEKVFQRQMSKEGLQKVIQQEQTDTTQVNFLSTEDLRDLFTFHENARSEIHEKMNCIRCQNYNEKTESVEEGDENESANVNCQSDPETSDIGGFAKIAGCLHKLKSSEKQVGHIHFVGTPLEEDLGSWGHHFFSTSVPDPILQASAVDEVTFVFTNQVDGKLVPIESNVNPKMQGTEENENGFKSNPNLNKKSMLFSQHQKPLQSVLCNGDSIRSTLCTFSKPLPRATMKSVTTTSKDSAHVESRTNLSLGNQLPQKRLTPDTLVHDDDFE; from the exons ATGGAAAACGAAGACGAAGTTGAATTCCTCTCAGTTTCTGGTTCCAGCGATTCCAGCGAGGAATACACCGCAGaccttgaagaagaagaagaactcgATTTAGACGCTAACAACGAAGACGAAGACGAACCATGTGTGACCCGTTCTGTACCGTCCGATCAAGATCGAAAATCGAAGAACGTCGATGCTCTTTTGAG AGGTGACCTAGTGGTGAAAAGACAGCCGCTGCTTCCACGAGTCCTTTCAGTGACAGAAGCAGCAGCAGTTTGTCGAAAACCCTTTAAACCGCCATGTTCTAATGGCTATGATGATCAAAATACACTTGCTCGTCGTCTCTGGGCCCGCAAAAGATTTGTACCGTGGGGCTCTTCAAGGCCAGCATTGGTTGCAATTACCAATAGAGTAAATGTAACAAGTACTGCTGAGAAGGATGTAATCGAGGAGACTGTGACTCTGCCACCTGAGATTGAGCCTTTGGTGTTGTGGCAACCTGAAGAATCCGAGAATGGGGCTGCTAATTTGGTGCCAATAGTAGTTGACCCATTGCTTGTTCGTTTCCTTCGGCCCCATCAAAG AGAAGGGGTTCAGTTTATGTTTGAATGTGTGTCGGGGCTATGTAGTGCAGCAAATATATTTGGATGCATTCTGGCTGATGATATGGG TTTGGGAAAGACGTTGCAGTCAATCACCTTACTGTATACTCTTCTTCGTCAAGGATTTGATGGGAAGCCAATGGTTAAAAAGGCCATCATTGTCACTCCTACCAGTCTCGTAAGCAATTGGGAGGCCGAAATTAATAAGTGGGTTGGAGAAAGAGTTCAGCTTATCGCTCTCTGTGAAAGCACCAGAGATGATGTTATCTCTGGAATTGACAGGTTTATAAGTCCACACAGCTCCATACAG GTGCTGATTGTTTCATACGAGACATTCCGGATGCATTCTTCAAAATTTAACCATAGTGAATCCTGTGACCTTCTCATATGTGATGAGGCTCACAGGCTGAAAAATGATCAGACATTAACAAATCGG GCATTGGCTACTCTCTCGTGCAACCGCCGTATATTGTTGTCTGGAACACCAATGCAG AATGACTTGGAAGAGTTCTTTGCAATGGTTAACTTTACAAATCCTGGAATACTGGGTGATGTTGCATATTTTCGCCGGTACTATGAG GCACCTATTATTTGTGGAAGAGAACCTACTGCCactgaagaagaaaagaagctaGGTGCTGAGCGCTCTGCAGAACTAAGTGCAAAAGTTAATCAG TTTATATTGCGAAGGACTAATGCACTGTTATCAAATCACTTGCCACCAAAG ATAGTTGAAGTTGTTTGTTGCAAGTTAACTCCTCTCCAATCAGACCTATACAACCATTTTATACATTCCAAAAAT GTTAAACGGGCAATTACTGAAGAGATGAAGCAGTCAAAGTCAAAGATTTTGGCTTATATAACAGCTCTTAAGAAGTTGTGCAATCATCCAAAG CTGATTTATGACACCATAAAAAGTGGAAGTCCAGGAACTTCAGGTTTTGAGGATTGTATTCACCTTTTCCCACCAGAGATGTTCTCCGGAAG ATCTGGATCATGGACTGGTGGTGAAGGGGCTTGGGTTGAGCTGTCTGGGAAAATGCATGTCTTAGCCCGGCTACTGGCTCATCTACGTCAGAGGACTGATGATCGTATTGTCCTTGTCTCAAACTATACTCAG ACACTGGACCTATTCGCTCAGTTGTGTCGTGAAAGAAGATACCCATATTTGAGGCTGGATGGAACAACATCAATTAGTAAAAGACAGAAGCTAGTGAATCAATTTAATGATCAATCAAAG GATCAATTTGCGTTCCTCTTGAGCAGCAAGGCTGGTGGTTGTGGCCTCAATTTGATTGGTGGAAATCGACTAGTCTTGTTTGATCCTGACTGGAATCCGgcaaatgataaacaa GCTGCTGCAAGAGTCTGGAGGGACGGACAAAAGAAGAGAGTATACATCTACAGATTTTTGAGTACAGGATCAATTGAAGAAAAG GTGTTCCAGCGTCAGATGTCAAAAGAAGGGCTTCAAAAAGTTATCCAGCAAGAGCAAACAGATACAACGCAG GTGAACTTTCTTTCAACAGAAGATCTACGTGATCTTTTCACATTTCATGAGAATGCGAG GTCTGAAATTCATGAAAAGATGAACTGCATCCGTTGccaaaattacaatgaaaaGACTGAGAGCGTAGAAGAGGGAGATGAAAATGAATCAGCaaatgtaaattgtcaatcTGATCCAGAAACCTCAGATATAGGtggatttgcaaaaattgcTGGATGCTTGCATAAGTTAAAGAGCTCGGAGAAACAGGTTGGGCACATTCATTTT GTAGGGACTCCTCTAGAAGAAGATTTAGGTAGTTGGGGGCATCATTTCTTCTCAACATCAGTACCTGATCCTATATTGCAAGCTTCAGCTGTTGATGAG GTGACATTTGTTTTTACAAACCAAGTGGATGGGAAACTTGTACCTATTGAATCAAATGTAAACCCAAAGATGCAGGGAACAGAAGAAAATGAGAATGGTTtcaaatcaaatccaaaccTGAACAAAAAATCCATGTTATTTTCTCAACATCAAAAACCTCTGCAATCTGTTTTGTGCAATGGAGATTCTATCAGGAGCACATTATGTACATTTTCCAAGCCTTTACCAAGGGCAACTATGAAATCAGTGACTACTACTTCTAAAGATTCAGCACATGTAGAATCGAGGACTAATCTCTCTCTTGGAAATCAATTACCCCAAAAGAGATTAACTCCAGATACTTTAGTGcatgatgatgattttgagtGA
- the LOC142642591 gene encoding protein CHROMATIN REMODELING 25 isoform X2: MENEDEVEFLSVSGSSDSSEEYTADLEEEEELDLDANNEDEDEPCVTRSVPSDQDRKSKNVDALLRGDLVVKRQPLLPRVLSVTEAAAVCRKPFKPPCSNGYDDQNTLARRLWARKRFVPWGSSRPALVAITNRVNVTSTAEKDVIEETVTLPPEIEPLVLWQPEESENGAANLVPIVVDPLLVRFLRPHQREGVQFMFECVSGLCSAANIFGCILADDMGLGKTLQSITLLYTLLRQGFDGKPMVKKAIIVTPTSLVSNWEAEINKWVGERVQLIALCESTRDDVISGIDRFISPHSSIQVLIVSYETFRMHSSKFNHSESCDLLICDEAHRLKNDQTLTNRALATLSCNRRILLSGTPMQNDLEEFFAMVNFTNPGILGDVAYFRRYYEAPIICGREPTATEEEKKLGAERSAELSAKVNQFILRRTNALLSNHLPPKIVEVVCCKLTPLQSDLYNHFIHSKNVKRAITEEMKQSKSKILAYITALKKLCNHPKLIYDTIKSGSPGTSGFEDCIHLFPPEMFSGRSGSWTGGEGAWVELSGKMHVLARLLAHLRQRTDDRIVLVSNYTQTLDLFAQLCRERRYPYLRLDGTTSISKRQKLVNQFNDQSKDQFAFLLSSKAGGCGLNLIGGNRLVLFDPDWNPANDKQAAARVWRDGQKKRVYIYRFLSTGSIEEKVFQRQMSKEGLQKVIQQEQTDTTQVNFLSTEDLRDLFTFHENARSEIHEKMNCIRCQNYNEKTESVEEGDENESANVNCQSDPETSDIGGFAKIAGCLHKLKSSEKQVGTPLEEDLGSWGHHFFSTSVPDPILQASAVDEVTFVFTNQVDGKLVPIESNVNPKMQGTEENENGFKSNPNLNKKSMLFSQHQKPLQSVLCNGDSIRSTLCTFSKPLPRATMKSVTTTSKDSAHVESRTNLSLGNQLPQKRLTPDTLVHDDDFE; the protein is encoded by the exons ATGGAAAACGAAGACGAAGTTGAATTCCTCTCAGTTTCTGGTTCCAGCGATTCCAGCGAGGAATACACCGCAGaccttgaagaagaagaagaactcgATTTAGACGCTAACAACGAAGACGAAGACGAACCATGTGTGACCCGTTCTGTACCGTCCGATCAAGATCGAAAATCGAAGAACGTCGATGCTCTTTTGAG AGGTGACCTAGTGGTGAAAAGACAGCCGCTGCTTCCACGAGTCCTTTCAGTGACAGAAGCAGCAGCAGTTTGTCGAAAACCCTTTAAACCGCCATGTTCTAATGGCTATGATGATCAAAATACACTTGCTCGTCGTCTCTGGGCCCGCAAAAGATTTGTACCGTGGGGCTCTTCAAGGCCAGCATTGGTTGCAATTACCAATAGAGTAAATGTAACAAGTACTGCTGAGAAGGATGTAATCGAGGAGACTGTGACTCTGCCACCTGAGATTGAGCCTTTGGTGTTGTGGCAACCTGAAGAATCCGAGAATGGGGCTGCTAATTTGGTGCCAATAGTAGTTGACCCATTGCTTGTTCGTTTCCTTCGGCCCCATCAAAG AGAAGGGGTTCAGTTTATGTTTGAATGTGTGTCGGGGCTATGTAGTGCAGCAAATATATTTGGATGCATTCTGGCTGATGATATGGG TTTGGGAAAGACGTTGCAGTCAATCACCTTACTGTATACTCTTCTTCGTCAAGGATTTGATGGGAAGCCAATGGTTAAAAAGGCCATCATTGTCACTCCTACCAGTCTCGTAAGCAATTGGGAGGCCGAAATTAATAAGTGGGTTGGAGAAAGAGTTCAGCTTATCGCTCTCTGTGAAAGCACCAGAGATGATGTTATCTCTGGAATTGACAGGTTTATAAGTCCACACAGCTCCATACAG GTGCTGATTGTTTCATACGAGACATTCCGGATGCATTCTTCAAAATTTAACCATAGTGAATCCTGTGACCTTCTCATATGTGATGAGGCTCACAGGCTGAAAAATGATCAGACATTAACAAATCGG GCATTGGCTACTCTCTCGTGCAACCGCCGTATATTGTTGTCTGGAACACCAATGCAG AATGACTTGGAAGAGTTCTTTGCAATGGTTAACTTTACAAATCCTGGAATACTGGGTGATGTTGCATATTTTCGCCGGTACTATGAG GCACCTATTATTTGTGGAAGAGAACCTACTGCCactgaagaagaaaagaagctaGGTGCTGAGCGCTCTGCAGAACTAAGTGCAAAAGTTAATCAG TTTATATTGCGAAGGACTAATGCACTGTTATCAAATCACTTGCCACCAAAG ATAGTTGAAGTTGTTTGTTGCAAGTTAACTCCTCTCCAATCAGACCTATACAACCATTTTATACATTCCAAAAAT GTTAAACGGGCAATTACTGAAGAGATGAAGCAGTCAAAGTCAAAGATTTTGGCTTATATAACAGCTCTTAAGAAGTTGTGCAATCATCCAAAG CTGATTTATGACACCATAAAAAGTGGAAGTCCAGGAACTTCAGGTTTTGAGGATTGTATTCACCTTTTCCCACCAGAGATGTTCTCCGGAAG ATCTGGATCATGGACTGGTGGTGAAGGGGCTTGGGTTGAGCTGTCTGGGAAAATGCATGTCTTAGCCCGGCTACTGGCTCATCTACGTCAGAGGACTGATGATCGTATTGTCCTTGTCTCAAACTATACTCAG ACACTGGACCTATTCGCTCAGTTGTGTCGTGAAAGAAGATACCCATATTTGAGGCTGGATGGAACAACATCAATTAGTAAAAGACAGAAGCTAGTGAATCAATTTAATGATCAATCAAAG GATCAATTTGCGTTCCTCTTGAGCAGCAAGGCTGGTGGTTGTGGCCTCAATTTGATTGGTGGAAATCGACTAGTCTTGTTTGATCCTGACTGGAATCCGgcaaatgataaacaa GCTGCTGCAAGAGTCTGGAGGGACGGACAAAAGAAGAGAGTATACATCTACAGATTTTTGAGTACAGGATCAATTGAAGAAAAG GTGTTCCAGCGTCAGATGTCAAAAGAAGGGCTTCAAAAAGTTATCCAGCAAGAGCAAACAGATACAACGCAG GTGAACTTTCTTTCAACAGAAGATCTACGTGATCTTTTCACATTTCATGAGAATGCGAG GTCTGAAATTCATGAAAAGATGAACTGCATCCGTTGccaaaattacaatgaaaaGACTGAGAGCGTAGAAGAGGGAGATGAAAATGAATCAGCaaatgtaaattgtcaatcTGATCCAGAAACCTCAGATATAGGtggatttgcaaaaattgcTGGATGCTTGCATAAGTTAAAGAGCTCGGAGAAACAG GTAGGGACTCCTCTAGAAGAAGATTTAGGTAGTTGGGGGCATCATTTCTTCTCAACATCAGTACCTGATCCTATATTGCAAGCTTCAGCTGTTGATGAG GTGACATTTGTTTTTACAAACCAAGTGGATGGGAAACTTGTACCTATTGAATCAAATGTAAACCCAAAGATGCAGGGAACAGAAGAAAATGAGAATGGTTtcaaatcaaatccaaaccTGAACAAAAAATCCATGTTATTTTCTCAACATCAAAAACCTCTGCAATCTGTTTTGTGCAATGGAGATTCTATCAGGAGCACATTATGTACATTTTCCAAGCCTTTACCAAGGGCAACTATGAAATCAGTGACTACTACTTCTAAAGATTCAGCACATGTAGAATCGAGGACTAATCTCTCTCTTGGAAATCAATTACCCCAAAAGAGATTAACTCCAGATACTTTAGTGcatgatgatgattttgagtGA
- the LOC142644742 gene encoding uncharacterized protein LOC142644742, with product MSMPCLNMFNTEKQGLCPPSVDPRISFSNDFADIQQPSKHDNIYREAPVSSDFEFSVKNYTMAPADEVFFQGMLLPVKNSCTNNQQRKMTLRDELSVDDDYEDVFPRISKNGSRWRERLGLKKGISASKKCDKGGGMLESVVEEKSNMFVHEDSFVSKKTQELFFEAFKEG from the exons ATGTCTATGCCATGCCTAAACATGTTCAACACTGAGAAGCAAGGCCTCTGCCCTCCCTCAGTGGACCCAAGAATCTCCTTCTCAAATGATTTTGCAGACATTCAACAACCTTCCAAGCATGATAACATCTACAGAGAAGCTCCGGTTTCCTCAGACTTCGAATTCTCTGTCAAAAACTACACCATGGCACCCGCAGATGAGGTATTCTTTCAGGGAATGCTATTGCCAGTGAAGAATAGTTGCACCAATAACCAGCAGCGAAAGATGACTTTAAGAGATGAACTCTCTGTTGATGATGATTATGAGGATGTGTTTCCAAGGATATCAAAGAATGGAAGCCGTTGGAGAGAGCGGCTTGGCCTCAAAAAGGGTATCTCTGCATCTAAAAAATGTGACAAGGGTGGGGGTATGCTGGAAAGTGTAGTTGAAGAGAAGAGCAATATGTTTGTTCACGAGGACAGCTTTGTTAGCAAGAAAACCCAG GAACTATTTTTTGAGGCCTTCAAGGAGGGTTAA